Proteins found in one Miscanthus floridulus cultivar M001 chromosome 4, ASM1932011v1, whole genome shotgun sequence genomic segment:
- the LOC136551233 gene encoding uncharacterized protein, whose amino-acid sequence MAEMVSSVVIQESFSQILSGLVKKYEDREETNGIRNIERLEMAHIRLEAALETSNKWQITDTSVLRWQKKLKRAAQECDEKLHKCKQRILEEERMEQEVRNSSIPKRIGHATKSFVFSIFNRNNDELNPSVVKRFEWYADGASEFLRFIELGGTPLCHIMPFGSLINNLFAGKQLHHKIVHGSQQPLCQLWLIPHSTAEQGTEVDIIFIKKDGTTEGNIFFSMIVQLSESTDIVGIAVRSLQLFAPHVKFIVENITSELTQLPTQDLSWTPFAYSNHREHLNNLHNIGSQWFRPKPLCCKQQQHHEVPHFSNLNMAGLSDVSLEPVVEFHLQWQVSHSVYSKRKTSLSEGTMSLQNSPYLKAGIAFAPHGSSEDMLPLNKSSETVEIVGGQQHVLHTDISLEQLEEIMLAKAIDYFCHNDEASVYQMIWRSKHGAARIHVEKPSISTRRTSMRARRTFGGPTNRKLLRGQDQKIGIGDFLGVIAHFSNLWGAHVPIHLKSSQMDWLRKEKETQLPERKAKPVRNI is encoded by the coding sequence ATGGCGGAGATGGTCAGTTCTGTGGTTATCCAGGAGTCATTTAGCCAAATATTATCTGGCCTTGTTAAAAAATATGAGGACAGAGAGGAAACAAATGGAATCAGAAACATAGAGAGGCTAGAGATGGCACACATCAGGCTGGAAGCTGCTCTTGAGACGTCTAATAAATGGCAGATCACTGATACATCCGTGTTGCGTTGGCAAAAGAAGCTGAAGCGTGCTGCACAAGAGTGTGATGAGAAACTGCACAAATGTAAGCAGAGAATTCTCGAAGAAGAACGTATGGAACAGGAGGTAAGGAATTCCTCCATTCCTAAACGGATTGGACATGCTACCAAGTCATTTGTTTTCTCCATCTTTAACCGCAACAACGACGAGTTGAACCCATCTGTCGTTAAACGATTTGAGTGGTATGCAGATGGTGCTAGTGAGTTCCTGAGATTCATTGAGCTTGGCGGCACACCACTATGTCACATCATGCCCTTTGGCTCCCTTATCAATAATCTTTTTGCAGGCAAGCAACTTCACCATAAAATTGTTCATGGAAGCCAACAACCTTTGTGTCAACTATGGTTGATCCCCCATAGTACTGCAGAGCAAGGAACAGAGGTTGACATAATATTTATCAAGAAAGATGGTACAACAGAGGGAAATATCTTCTTTAGTATGATAGTGCAGCTTTCAGAGAGTACAGACATAGTTGGGATTGCAGTTAGGAGTTTGCAGTTGTTTGCCCCTCATGTCAAATTTATAGTTGAAAATATTACCAGCGAACTTACTCAACTACCTACTCAAGACCTCTCATGGACGCCATTTGCTTATTCAAACCACAGGGAACATTTGAACAATCTTCACAACATTGGATCTCAATGGTTTCGCCCGAAACCATTATGTTGCAAGCAGCAGCAACACCATGAGGTTCCACATTTTAGCAACCTAAACATGGCAGGATTATCAGATGTTTCATTAGAACCAGTAGTTGAATTTCATTTGCAGTGGCAAGTCTCACATTCAGTTTACAGCAAGCGAAAGACCTCACTGTCTGAAGGCACAATGTCTCTGCAAAATTCTCCATATCTGAAAGCTGGAATTGCTTTTGCACCCCATGGCTCTTCTGAAGACATGCTACCACTGAATAAAAGTTCTGAAACAGTAGAGATAGTTGGTGGTCAGCAACATGTCTTGCATACGGACATCTCCTTGGAGCAATTGGAAGAGATTATGCTAGCAAAGGCCATAGATTACTTCTGCCACAATGATGAAGCGTCCGTATACCAAATGATTTGGAGGTCTAAACATGGGGCTGCACGGATTCATGTTGAGAAGCCAAGCATAAGCACACGGAGAACAAGCATGAGAGCACGGAGAACTTTTGGGGGGCCTACAAATAGAAAGCTGCTTCGAGGACAGGATCAGAAGATTGGGATTGGGGACTTTCTAGGTGTGATCGCTCACTTCAGCAACTTATGGGGTGCCCATGTGCCCATCCATCTGAAAAGTTCTCAAATGGACTGGTTGCGGAAAGAAAAGGAAACTCAGTTACCAGAAAGAAAAGCAAAACCTGTGAGAAACATATAA